A genomic stretch from Tribolium castaneum strain GA2 chromosome 6, icTriCast1.1, whole genome shotgun sequence includes:
- the LOC135266516 gene encoding uncharacterized protein K02A2.6-like, which translates to MDALQAQVAELEQKYADLVAQAQARVQASDTPSKQAPTSSIVFSNSIPIPEKFSFEKEDWQVWITHYERFRTATKLDKSTQAEQINSLLLHMGAKVTKFMEAKQKQETDFPSYKALKEFFDNEFKDTPNTIYARAKFNRCDQREGEDAQTYIADVISLAKTCNYRDLEEELIRDRLVVGIRDKKLSENLQMNDKLTLKTAIDKITQVERIRTENRELRVREETVNRVARDKAKKFNHKSVKYEGKQRRSKDGKQQSEHKFKGCIRCGNSNTHNRMECPANGQTCHKCNFKGHFASRCKTKNVNAVESETSISDDTDDSYDSSYDCREIININRVKLDKPWEAVAEIFNTNIVFKIDTGADETIISSKEFKDKLQGKVKLQRTKTTLLGPGKGNQRKLEIKGEIVVPLKWENKIENVRCFVVDTPDNLLGRPALQKLDMIKWTGKELVASDSVIRHVTSRKADEKFQHKMMVKYPEVFKGLGTLKNFEYTIEVKSDAQPWTLNTPRRIPLPMMDVVKKELDKMIREDVIEAINEPTEWCAPMVIAAKKNGKIRVCSDYTELNKCVNRELYQLPSVDETISKLKDAKWFTKLDFSSGFWQLKLSPQSRKYTCFLTPFGRYVYKRIPFGITSAPEVFQKTISGVIGKLKMEHVHVHADDILITGRNEAEHDTNVNKVLTLLSDHGLTLNKSKCEFKTNKTLYLGYLISENGVQADPKSVEAINNYPAPSSVTEVRTFLGMVNYVSKFIVNTSEKTQSLRELLHKDKQFVWTDKHQADFEKLKSEIASSRVLAKFSTDKKSRVSADASSFGLGAVLEQLQSDGNWKPTYFCSRTLEPCEQAYAQIEKEALAITWACERLENFLLGAHFEIHTDHKPLTVILATKELNKLSNRLQRFRMRLLKFNYTIEYVPGKTFFVPDALSRAPIQGRIRHQDPLLEDVQNLYINFVMREVVTEICSTEEIKSYQNKDPTYSKLKEYVKNGWPQKHKSDPLVSKFFSHQQDLSIAHDIVCYKDRVVIPGPLQKKCLYVLHDGHFGINKCLDRAKATVWWPGITRELKEVVGKCEICIKLRRPTVDPMLPSEVPSRPWQTIGADLAEYHESTYLVVQDYYSKYPEIRKLRTTKAKVVIETFKEMFARHGIPEVVRSDNGKQFDCHEYRTFSRKYGFKLITSSPHYQQSNGQAESAVKLLKTILRKNEDPYLALLTYRNTPTKCGLSPAQLLFGRNLRDRLPRLPSGLKPATIDHDTVRQTLINNQAEQKSNYDKRHRVTKEEKNLKEGDRVWIINMQKEGEVQRRCEEPRSYLIETDGGCVRRNRRHLQPLPDRNNEPEHDPEQPDESEEPKKRPIRRPKRYQDYYCY; encoded by the coding sequence ATGGATGCACTTCAGGCACAAGTGGCCGAGTTGGAGCAAAAATATGCGGATCTCGTGGCACAAGCACAGGCCCGGGTTCAGGCGAGTGACACACCGTCAAAGCAGGCTCCAACGAGTAGCATCGTCTTCAGCAACTCCATTCCGATTCCGGAGAAATTTTCATTCGAAAAAGAAGATTGGCAAGTGTGGATTACACATTATGAACGTTTTAGAACAGCAACAAAACTAGACAAAAGCACACAAGCAGAGCAAATTAATAGTTTATTGTTGCATATGGGGGCGAAAGTTACAAAGTTTATGGAGGCTAAGCAGAAACAGGAAACCGATTTTCCTAGTTACAAAGCGCTGAAAGAATTCTTTGATAACGAGTTCAAAGACACTCCTAATACAATCTACGCACGAGCTAAGTTTAACAGATGTGACCAAAGGGAAGGTGAGGACGCCCAAACGTACATCGCTGACGTCATAAGCTTGGCCAAAACATGCAATTACAGAGATTTGGAGGAGGAACTCATAAGAGATCGATTAGTTGTTGGAATTcgtgataaaaaattgtcgGAAAATCTACAAATGAATGACAAATTGACACTTAAAACAGCAATTGACAAAATAACTCAAGTGGAGAGGATTAGAACCGAAAACAGAGAACTAAGAGTGAGAGAGGAAACGGTAAACAGAGTAGCTAGAGACAAAGCCAAGAAATTTAACCATAAATCCGTGAAATATGAAGGAAAACAGCGCAGGAGCAAAGATGGAAAGCAACAAAGTGAACATAAATTTAAAGGTTGTATAAGGTGTGGAAATTCGAACACACACAACAGGATGGAATGCCCAGCCAATGGACAAACGTGCCATAAATGTAACTTTAAAGGCCATTTTGCATCCAGATGTAAAACAAAGAACGTAAACGCAGTGGAATCTGAAACCTCAATATCAGATGATACTGATGATAGCTATGATTCGAGCTATGATTGTAGGGAGATTATCAATATTAATCGAGTAAAGTTGGACAAACCTTGGGAAGCGGTAgcggaaatttttaatacaaacattGTATTCAAAATAGATACCGGAGCCGATGAAACCATAATATCTAGCAAAGAATTCAAAGATAAACTTCAGGGGAAAGTAAAGTTACAaagaacaaaaacaacacTGTTGGGACCCGGAAAAGGAAACCAgagaaaattggaaataaaggGAGAGATAGTAGTTCCTCTTAAATGGGAAAATAAGATAGAAAATGTTAGATGTTTCGTCGTTGATACACCAGATAACTTACTGGGAAGACCAGCCTTACAAAAACTAGACATGATCAAATGGACTGGCAAAGAACTCGTTGCGAGTGACAGTGTTATTAGACATGTAACTAGCAGAaaagctgatgaaaaattCCAACATAAGATGATGGTGAAATATCCAGAGGTGTTCAAAGGCTTGGGAACTCTTAAGAATTTTGAGTACACAATTGAAGTAAAATCAGACGCACAACCTTGGACCTTAAACACGCCTAGAAGAATTCCACTCCCCATGATGGATGTAGTAAAAAAGGAGCTGGACAAGATGATTCGCGAAGACGTTATAGAAGCCATTAATGAACCTACTGAGTGGTGTGCACCTATGGTTATTGCAGCGAAAAAGAACGGAAAAATTCGCGTGTGTTCAGACTACACCGAGCTAAACAAGTGCGTTAATCGCGAACTGTACCAATTACCGTCGGTCGATGAGACAATTTCGAAACTGAAAGACGCGAAGTGGTTTACCAAGTTAGACTTTTCCAGTGGCTTTTGGCAGCTTAAACTTTCACCGCAATCGCGCAAATATACCTGTTTTCTCACACCATTTGGCAGGTATGTCTACAAACGCATTCCATTTGGGATCACCTCAGCACCAgaagttttccaaaaaaccaTCAGCGGCGTAATcggcaaattaaaaatggaacaCGTCCATGTTCATGCTGATGACATCCTCATCACAGGCCGCAACGAAGCTGAACATGACACAAACGTGAACAAAGTGTTAACACTCTTATCGGATCACGGCTTGACTTTAAACAAATCCAAATGTGAATTTAAAACGAACAAGACCTTATATTTAGGATACTTAATATCCGAAAATGGTGTTCAAGCCGATCCCAAAAGCGTTGAAGCCATTAATAATTATCCCGCGCCATCGTCGGTAACCGAAGTTAGAACTTTCCTCGGCATGGTTAACTAtgtctcaaaatttatcgtTAATACTTCGGAAAAAACCCAATCATTACGTGAACTACTGCACAAGGATAAACAGTTTGTATGGACAGATAAACATCAAGcggattttgaaaaacttaaaagtgAAATCGCATCATCGCGCGTGTTAGCCAAGTTTAGCACGGACAAAAAATCGCGAGTGTCGGCAGACGCATCGTCTTTTGGTTTAGGTGCCGTTTTAGAACAGTTACAAAGTGACGGAAATTGGAAACCTACTTATTTTTGTTCGCGTACCCTCGAACCATGCGAGCAAGCCTATGCTCAAATTGAAAAGGAAGCTCTCGCCATTACATGGGCGTGTGAAAGActcgaaaatttcttactgGGCGCTCATTTTGAAATTCATACCGACCATAAACCGTTAACAGTAATTTTGGCCACCAAAGAGCTCAACAAACTATCCAACAGGCTACAAAGATTTCGCATGCGGTTATTGAAATTTAACTATACTATAGAATACGTTCCAGGTAAAACGTTTTTCGTTCCCGATGCATTATCCAGAGCACCAATCCAAGGCAGAATTCGACACCAAGACCCACTTCTAGAAGACGTTCAAAATCTCTACATCAATTTCGTGATGCGTGAGGTCGTTACAGAAATTTGTTCAACGGAAGAAATCAAGTCTTACCAAAACAAGGACCCAACGTACAGCAAACTCAAAGAATACGTCAAAAATGGTTGGCCACAGAAACACAAAAGCGACCCGTTAGTCAGTAAATTCTTCTCTCATCAACAAGACTTAAGCATCGCTCATGACATTGTTTGCTACAAAGACCGAGTCGTCATTCCTGGTCCTCTTCAGAAGAAGTGCCTCTATGTGCTCCATGACGGACACTTCggtattaataaatgtttggacCGGGCCAAAGCTACTGTGTGGTGGCCAGGTATCACAAGAGAGCTTAAAGAAGTCGTCGGGAAATGTGAAATTTGCATCAAACTACGCAGACCAACGGTAGATCCCATGTTACCATCCGAAGTTCCATCTAGACCGTGGCAAACAATTGGTGCCGACCTCGCAGAATATCATGAGTCAACTTACTTAGTGGTACAGGACTATTATTCCAAGTATCCTGAAATCAGAAAACTTCGCACCACCAAAGCCAAAGTTGTTATCGAGACCTTCAAAGAAATGTTTGCTAGACATGGTATACCCGAAGTTGTCCGCTCCGACAATGGCAAACAATTTGATTGTCACGAATACAGAACTTTCAGCAGAAAATATGGATTTAAGTTAATTACCAGTAGTCCCCATTACCAACAGTCAAATGGACAAGCCGAAAGTGCTGTGAAGCTGCTCAAAACGATATTGAGGAAAAATGAAGATCCATATCTTGCACTTCTTACCTACCGCAATACACCTACTAAATGTGGATTGTCACCTGCCCAACTGCTCTTTGGCAGAAACCTTCGAGACAGACTGCCAAGGTTACCTTCAGGGTTAAAACCTGCAACTATCGACCATGACACTGTCAGACAAACGTTAATCAACAATCAAGCAGAACAGAAGTCCAACTACGACAAACGACACCGAGTAAcaaaagaagagaaaaatctaaaagaaGGTGATCGCGTATGGATCATAAATATGCAAAAGGAGGGAGAAGTACAACGCAGATGTGAAGAACCAAGGTCATATTTGATCGAGACTGACGGCGGTTGCGTCAGACGAAATCGAAGACATCTTCAGCCCTTACCAGACAGAAATAATGAACCCGAACATGACCCAGAACAACCAGACGAATCAGAGGAACCAAAGAAAAGACCAATCAGAAGACCCAAAAGATACCaagattattattgttattga
- the Mtp gene encoding microsomal triacylglycerol transfer protein: MLTLYMVVAWLVGICYGFVLISSAAGQNDVNLFQVGEKAVYKLHSTVLLNEKTGGGKNVGFFITGDVMVHSLWGESEEKLLKLELKAPQLHIRSRKAPSPDGFIEHSSKLEEFSLKPFYVTWRSGKIGKILLPKGEPKSLANFKKGIASLFQFQILDVETTENDASGSCKTVYHTIDTTKFRKTKTNCISSDLPFVKTAHPILDVLVASSRQVTYELDPKLTHIKAIYAKESHSMVLSVKEDIGSVIEADQILNHVKNEKTGPLQGATLESVVDSVSQGYTEDTLQLQKEENDDDGKTFPNLVNELRDNISNLGNLLSAKSFLRLLDAARKATKDEIVKVLGSKKNQKILPQIYDILGYVQTPEAHASVLKKLHFDKEEHQDLSERYLWSLSLSSHPNPDILKDLLERHRKNDNYPDKVKETLVLTIAQMAFLTQGERKIVRSVEEIIVNNLNYAKGEDRFKFLRALKNLKSVTTVPLLVKIIEEGTFKEGVLAFKAIKALGPSRWTPDIFRIARKTFLQLDRKYDTSARTLAADILLEAQPGDSLLKDFLHYLKTNDSSVEVKQYVMQRLQMLADEDRNFNQRLSHLIRSDPKLNNYEVLAPYGLSTALKRTFLRSPSSNGSLLTIQEIFGGIVKRGIVNVMMDKDSQSREMFSLGIFAGGLSGLVGGEVEGDEETATAGMDLTILDTQIRPFVFFNGQSELMGHVWSGTASERTTAFQALILLQDHLEFIRLGPGFVAQLSLKGGVSFDLSGNIEISLWGRTADSNVEKSAGIVTNGLIAVDASFVRSQIEFSASLEPKLNLKSDIDFSGNMNLCMRVTQPDSIFRHNIYKIERIPGSKHKMRIAKYKKVQVPGTTYSLNRKNNEMCSAMFS, translated from the exons ATGTTGACTCTGTACATGGTGGTTGCGTGGCTTGTGGGAATTTGCTACGGTTTTGTGCTGATTTCGTCAGCGGCGGGCCAAAATGACGTGAATTTGTTCCAAGTCGGGGAAAAAGCGGTCTATAAACTACACTCGACCGTGCTGTTGAATGAAAAAACGGGGGGCGGCAAAAACGTGGGCTTTTTCATCACGGGGGATGTTATGGTGCACAGTCTCTGGGGCGAGAGCGAggaaaaattactcaaacttgag CTTAAGGCACCCCAGTTGCACATTCGGTCGAGAAAAGCTCCCTCTCCCGATGGCTTCATCGAACATTCCTCCAAACTGGAGGAGTTCTCCCTAAAACCGTTCTATGTAACGTGGCGCAGTGGCAAAATTGGCAAGATTTTGCTCCCAAAGGGCGAACCCAAGTCTTTGGCCAACTTCAAAAAAGGGATAGCGAGTCTATTCCAG TTCCAAATCCTGGATGTGGAAACCACCGAAAATGACGCTTCCGGGTCGTGCAAAACCGTTTACCACACCATTGACACAACGAAGTTTCGGAAAACCAAAACCAATTGTATCTCTTCCGACTTGCCCTTTGTCAAAACCGCCCATCCTATCCTCGACGTCCTTGTCGCTTCCTCCAGACAAGTAACGTACGAACTGGACCCCAAACTAACTCACATCAAAGCCATTTATGCCAAAGAATCACACAGCATGGTTTTATCGGTGAAGGAAGACATTGGCAGTGTGATAGAAGCCGACCAAATCCTGAACCATgtcaaaaatgagaaaactggACCTCTCCAAGGAGCTACGCTTGAATCAGTTGTCGATTCGGTGTCTCAAGGGTACACCGAAGACACCCTTCAGTtacaaaaagaagaaaatgacGATGATGGCAAAACGTTCCCAAACCTGGTCAACGAACTGAGGGACAACATCTCAAATTTGGGAAATTTGCTTTCGGCGAAATCATTTTTGCGCCTTTTGGACGCCGCCAGGAAGGCAACCAAGGACGAAATTGTCAAGGTTTTGGGGTCCAAGAAGAACCAAAAGATTTT GCCACAAATTTACGATATTTTGGGCTACGTCCAAACACCCGAAGCCCATGCCAGTGTCTTGAAGAAGCTCCATTTCGACAAAGAGGAGCACCAGGACTTGAGCGAACGCTACCTGTGGTCACTTTCACTCTCTTCGCACCCTAACCCCGATATTTTGAAAGATTTGTTAGAGAGACATCGCAAAAATGACAACTACCCGGACAAAGTCAAGGAAACTTTAGTCCTCACTATTGCACAAATGGCGTTTTTAACGCAGGGCGAGCGCAAG ATTGTGCGAAGCGTGGAGGAAATAATTGTGAACAACTTGAACTATGCCAAAGGTGAAGACCGGTTCAAGTTTCTACGAGCGCTGAAGAACCTCAAAAGTGTCACAACCGTCCCGCTCCTGGTCAAAATAATAGAAGAAGGGACGTTCAAAGAGGGGGTACTTGCATTCAAAGCCATTAAGGCCCTCGGTCCTTCTCGATGGACCCCTGACATATTCAGAATAGCGCGGAAAACGTTTTTGCAACTCGACCGGAAATACGACACGAGTGCTCGCACCCTAGCCGCTGATATCCTCCTAGAAGCCCAACCCGGCGACAGTCTCTTGAAAGACTTCTTACACTACCTCAAAACCAACGATTCTAGTGTCGAAGTCAAGCAATACGTCATGCAGCGGCTCCAAATGTTGGCGGACGAGGACCGAAACTTCAACCAAAGACTGTCGCACTTGATCCGATCCGACCCAAAGTTGAACAATTACGAAGTGTTGGCCCCTTATGGCCTTTCGACCGCTTTAAAACGCACGTTTTTGCGCAGTCCCTCAAGCAATGGCAGTCTTCTCACAATCCAGGAAATCTTTGGCGGGATTGTTAAGCGCGGAATCGTCAATGTCATGATGGATAAAGACAGCCAGAGTAGGGAAATGTTCAGTTTGGGGATTTTCGCCGGCGGTTTGAGCGGTTTAGTGGGTGGCGAAGTGGAAGGTGACGAGGAAACGGCCACTGCTGGCATGGACCTCACAATTCTGGACACGCAAATCCGCCCGTTTGTCTTCTTCAACGGTCAGAGCGAACTCATGGGTCATGTGTGGTCTGGAACAGCGTCGGAACGCACCACGGCGTTCCAGGCCCTTATTTTGCTGCAAGACCACCTCGAGTTTATCAGACTGGGGCCAGGCTTCGTGGCCCAGCTCAGTCTGAAAGGGGGCGTGTCTTTCGACTTGTCTGGAAACATCGAGATTTCGCTGTGGGGCCGCACGGCTGATTCCAACGTCGAGAAATC GGCCGGGATTGTGACCAATGGGTTGATTGCAGTCGATGCGTCTTTCGTGAGGTCGCAGATCGAGTTCAGTGCCTCGCTTGAACCGAAACTGAATCTCAAATCAGACATAGACTTCTCAGGAAACATGAATCTGTGTATGAGGGTCACTCAGCCGGATTCGATTTTCAG ACACAACATTTACAAAATCGAACGGATCCCCGGGAGCAAGCACAAGATGCGAATCGCCAAGTACAAGAAAGTGCAAGTGCCGGGAACAACGTACTCCCTGAACAGGAAGAACAACGAAATGTGTAGTGCTATGTTTAGTTAA
- the LOC662386 gene encoding bone morphogenetic protein 10, translating to MLELYEQNKVKRDNLTRPDVVRSLTPKHAGPIDDNEVLEESENHLLIFDLPNVDEEEQFVSAELKILTLVEVKSGVERQLVVSIYDDVTKKFHHLEQIHVYHMNDTWISFNVTQPVVKILQKTQGQKYLKVVISVRAFLSYYKAPKSDFKLSLMPVEDDFDHDYPILLLSYTSNNKNITRRKKRSLEDDYEEETNKLWDDDTTKKIQAKKMKKVKNSCRRKPLYINFSEINFDLWILQPPGYEAYQCQGKCFYPVAEHLNPTKHAIVQALLHSVSPSKVSRSCCVPTNLDSISILYVDNNGVLTYRYAYKDMVVLECGCR from the exons ATGCTAGAATTATACGAACAAAATAAGGTGAAGAGGGACAACTTGACGCGTCCTGACGTCGTCCGCAGCCTAACTCCGAAACATGCTG GGCCGATTGACGACAATGAAGTTCTTGAAGAATCCGAAAATCACTTGCTCATTTTCGATTTGCCAAACGTGGACGAAGAGGAACAGTTTGTAAGTGCCGAGCTGAAAATCCTGACTTTGGTTGAGGTCAAATCAGGGGTTGAGCGACAACTCGTAGTTTCAATCTACGACGATGTGACTAAAAAGTTTCACCACCTGGAGCAAATCCATGTTTACCACATGAACGACACGTGGATTTCTTTCAACGTTACGCAACCAGtcgtcaaaattttgcaaaaaacgcaAGGGCAGAAGTATCTGAAAGTGGTAATTTCGGTGCGCGCGTTTTTGTCCTATTACAAGGCGCCTAAGAGTGACTTTAAACTGTCTCTAATGCCAGTCGAAGATGATTTTGACCACGATTACCCAATCCTCTTACTGTCTTACacttcaaataataaaaatataacacGACGGAAAAAGCGCAGCTTGGAGGATGACTATGAAGAAGAGACGAACAAACTGTGGGACGACGACACGACCAAAAAAATCCAAGCAAAGAAGATGAAAAAAGTGAAGAATAGTTGTCGCCGCAAGCCCCTCTATATCAATTTCTCTGAAATCAATTTCGATTTGTGGATTCTCCAACCTCCAGGTTACGAG GCGTACCAGTGCCAAGGCAAGTGTTTCTACCCCGTGGCTGAGCACTTGAACCCCACCAAGCACGCCATAGTGCAGGCACTCCTCCACAGCGTGTCTCCATCAAAGGTTTCGAGGTCTTGCTGCGTCCCAACCAACTTGGACTCGATTTCAATCCTCTACGTCGACAATAACGGCGTTCTCACTTACCGTTACGCTTACAAGGACATGGTGGTGTTAGAGTGTGGTTGTAGATAA